A window of Lacibacter sediminis contains these coding sequences:
- a CDS encoding nuclear transport factor 2 family protein — MKLTMLVLCFLFATTQYSTAQQTKPILTAAEQQLIDLSKQKWQWMSDKNADSLSLLFHEKSMFIHMGGTWGKQQEINVIKSGGIWYKKAEVYSASVNIIGNTAILLNDIDLVAVVGGNEVINPFMVTEVYIKENGKWTMGSLTFSKLMRPVKMTGTNK; from the coding sequence ATGAAATTAACGATGCTCGTTTTATGTTTTTTGTTTGCAACTACGCAATACAGCACTGCACAACAAACAAAACCAATTCTTACTGCTGCAGAGCAACAGCTAATTGATCTCTCGAAACAAAAATGGCAATGGATGTCAGATAAGAATGCAGATTCATTATCGCTTCTCTTTCATGAAAAATCCATGTTTATACACATGGGTGGAACCTGGGGAAAGCAACAGGAGATCAATGTGATCAAAAGCGGCGGCATCTGGTACAAGAAAGCAGAGGTGTATTCAGCATCAGTAAATATTATTGGCAATACAGCCATCCTGTTAAACGACATCGATTTGGTAGCGGTTGTTGGAGGAAATGAAGTGATCAATCCTTTTATGGTAACAGAAGTATATATCAAAGAAAACGGAAAATGGACGATGGGCTCGCTTACATTTTCAAAGTTGATGCGACCTGTTAAAATGACGGGCACTAACAAATAA
- a CDS encoding carboxymuconolactone decarboxylase family protein produces the protein MRTINSFIVLVLVASSIIKVSAKPLVHTNEHLDKKQQSIIIISSLASKGDLVQLQKALHDGLDAGLTINQIKEVIVHLYAYCGFPRSIRGLQTFMEVLQQRKAKGITDKTGNNASPIANDSNKYERGKKILGELTNTKQPDSLSGYSAFAPVIDTFLKEHLFADIFERDVLTYAQRELVTISVLSTIGNAEPMLKSHLSISLNVGLSPQHLHEFVNIISVTIGKNEGDTAGKVLEEVLKK, from the coding sequence ATGCGCACAATTAATTCTTTCATAGTGCTGGTATTGGTTGCCTCATCTATTATAAAGGTGAGTGCTAAACCATTGGTGCATACAAATGAACACCTGGATAAGAAGCAGCAGAGCATTATTATCATTTCATCTCTTGCCTCAAAAGGAGACCTGGTACAATTACAGAAAGCTTTGCATGATGGGTTAGACGCCGGATTAACTATAAATCAAATCAAAGAGGTTATTGTTCATTTATATGCATACTGTGGATTTCCACGCAGCATAAGAGGGTTGCAGACTTTTATGGAAGTACTTCAACAACGAAAAGCGAAAGGAATTACTGATAAAACAGGAAACAATGCTTCACCCATCGCTAATGACAGCAACAAATACGAACGTGGGAAAAAGATTTTAGGTGAACTTACGAACACAAAACAACCTGATTCACTTAGCGGTTATTCTGCCTTTGCGCCGGTAATTGACACTTTTCTGAAAGAGCATTTGTTTGCAGATATTTTTGAACGGGATGTTTTAACCTATGCTCAACGGGAACTGGTAACCATTTCGGTACTCAGTACCATTGGAAATGCAGAACCCATGTTGAAATCGCATTTATCCATTTCTCTCAATGTGGGGTTATCTCCTCAACATTTACATGAATTCGTCAACATCATTTCAGTAACCATCGGTAAAAATGAGGGGGATACTGCAGGAAAAGTGTTGGAGGAAGTGTTGAAAAAGTAA
- a CDS encoding alpha/beta hydrolase has protein sequence MKKIASIFLVTMSMVATIKINAQSTQQVKQQNAFTLVYDAAITKNEKGKVNIHPVTYKLNGIDIAANIYTPANYDSLKKYPAIVVAHPNGGIKEQTAGLYGQRLAEAGYITIVADAAYQGASGGTPRHTDKPSSRIEDIHGMADFISQHAGVDANRLGVLGICGGGGYTLKAAQSDKRFKAVATLSMFNSGEVRRNGFQNSQIHTIQERLKKASEARAQEAAGGEIMYAGVASVTDEEIARTSTDLYREGYVYYYRTHAHPNSTFLYTMSSLLDLMTWDASTNMDLIDQPLLMMAGSKADTKYMTDEAFKKATNAKSKELFLIDGATHIQTYWKPEYVSQAVNKLVRFYQSNL, from the coding sequence ATGAAAAAAATCGCATCTATATTTTTAGTAACAATGTCAATGGTAGCTACAATTAAAATCAATGCACAATCTACTCAGCAAGTGAAACAGCAAAACGCTTTTACACTTGTGTACGATGCTGCAATTACAAAAAATGAAAAAGGAAAAGTAAATATTCATCCTGTTACATATAAACTGAACGGGATCGATATTGCTGCAAATATTTATACGCCTGCCAATTACGATTCGTTAAAAAAATACCCGGCAATAGTGGTAGCACATCCTAATGGCGGTATAAAAGAACAAACGGCTGGATTATATGGGCAACGTTTGGCGGAGGCTGGTTATATAACGATTGTAGCAGATGCTGCGTACCAGGGAGCAAGCGGCGGTACTCCACGTCATACAGATAAACCATCAAGCCGCATTGAAGATATTCATGGTATGGCTGATTTTATTTCGCAACACGCAGGCGTTGATGCAAACCGTTTAGGTGTTCTGGGTATTTGTGGAGGTGGTGGTTACACGTTAAAAGCAGCTCAGTCAGATAAACGGTTTAAAGCAGTAGCAACGCTGAGTATGTTCAATTCAGGTGAAGTAAGACGCAATGGCTTTCAGAATTCACAGATACATACTATCCAGGAGCGTTTAAAAAAAGCATCGGAGGCACGAGCACAGGAAGCTGCAGGTGGTGAAATAATGTATGCTGGTGTGGCAAGTGTTACCGATGAAGAGATAGCCCGGACCTCAACTGATCTTTATCGTGAAGGGTATGTGTATTATTACAGAACGCATGCACATCCCAACTCTACTTTTTTATACACGATGAGTAGTTTGCTTGATTTGATGACATGGGATGCCAGTACGAATATGGATTTAATTGATCAACCCTTATTAATGATGGCCGGCAGCAAAGCCGATACAAAATATATGACTGATGAAGCATTTAAAAAAGCAACCAATGCAAAAAGCAAAGAGTTGTTTTTAATTGATGGGGCAACTCATATACAAACCTACTGGAAGCCAGAGTATGTATCACAAGCCGTCAATAAATTGGTTCGTTTTTATCAATCCAATCTTTAA
- a CDS encoding NAD(P)-dependent alcohol dehydrogenase produces the protein MNTKQVKAFGTTGAAEPLHEMNINRRIVKAHDVEMEILYCGICHSDLHQIKNDFGGTMFPIVPGHEMVGRVIAVGAHVKNFKEGDLAAVGCIVESCGHCEYCNDGLEPFCEEGVTYSFNSPDKLLGGATYGGFSKTYVCEEKYVLHMPAFNDLAAAAPLLCAGITVYSPLKHWQAGPGKKVGILGIGGLGHLAIKIAKAMGAHVTVFTTSASKVEDAKRLGADESVLSSDAEKMSRLNRQLHFIIDTVSAKHDVNTYLNLLRHDGTVVLVGLPPEPLEIGAFNVVMGRRSFAGSNIGGIAETQEMLDFCFQHNITADSEVIAIQEVNEAFERLERGDVKYRFVIDMASLAN, from the coding sequence ATGAATACAAAACAAGTTAAAGCATTCGGTACAACAGGAGCAGCCGAACCTTTGCACGAAATGAATATTAACCGTAGAATCGTTAAAGCGCATGATGTTGAAATGGAAATATTGTACTGTGGTATCTGTCATTCAGATCTGCATCAAATTAAAAATGATTTTGGCGGTACAATGTTTCCCATTGTTCCAGGCCATGAAATGGTAGGAAGGGTTATAGCTGTCGGAGCTCATGTTAAAAATTTTAAAGAGGGTGACCTTGCCGCAGTTGGTTGCATAGTGGAGAGTTGCGGACATTGCGAATATTGCAATGATGGTTTAGAACCTTTCTGTGAGGAAGGTGTAACGTACTCCTTTAACAGTCCGGATAAATTGTTAGGCGGCGCAACCTACGGAGGTTTTTCAAAAACATATGTTTGTGAAGAAAAGTATGTGTTGCATATGCCTGCATTTAACGATCTGGCAGCAGCAGCGCCATTACTTTGTGCGGGCATCACCGTTTATTCTCCGCTAAAACATTGGCAGGCTGGTCCGGGGAAAAAAGTAGGTATTTTAGGAATTGGAGGTTTAGGTCACTTAGCAATTAAAATTGCAAAAGCAATGGGCGCACATGTAACTGTGTTTACAACATCTGCATCGAAAGTTGAAGATGCAAAACGATTGGGTGCAGATGAATCTGTGTTATCTTCTGATGCAGAAAAAATGAGCCGCTTGAATCGTCAGTTACATTTTATCATTGACACTGTTTCTGCAAAACATGATGTGAATACTTATCTGAACTTATTGCGTCACGATGGAACAGTTGTTTTAGTAGGGTTGCCACCTGAACCATTAGAAATTGGCGCATTTAATGTGGTGATGGGTAGGAGAAGTTTTGCCGGCTCCAACATTGGGGGTATTGCTGAAACACAGGAAATGCTGGACTTCTGTTTTCAACACAACATCACAGCCGATAGTGAGGTCATCGCTATTCAGGAAGTAAACGAAGCATTTGAACGTTTAGAAAGAGGCGATGTGAAATACCGGTTTGTAATTGATATGGCCTCGCTGGCTAATTGA
- a CDS encoding nuclear transport factor 2 family protein, which produces MKGSIALICFLLITFTMGCSSQKNSSSTAGNANSQQEVLNLSKEKWQWMADKNVDKLTSLFHDQSKFVHMSGTWKKAEELEIIKTGSIWYKKADVHDVAVEMVDDVAIVWSRITLTAVVRGADVVTEFTVTELYKKQSGSWKLLALTFSSVRDTHQIKH; this is translated from the coding sequence ATGAAAGGATCAATTGCGTTAATCTGTTTTTTACTCATCACATTTACGATGGGTTGCTCATCTCAAAAAAACAGTTCTTCTACTGCAGGTAATGCAAATTCTCAGCAGGAAGTACTCAATCTGTCAAAAGAGAAATGGCAGTGGATGGCAGATAAGAATGTAGATAAGCTGACTTCACTCTTTCATGATCAATCCAAATTTGTGCACATGAGTGGCACATGGAAAAAAGCCGAAGAACTGGAGATCATTAAAACAGGAAGCATCTGGTATAAAAAAGCAGATGTGCATGATGTTGCAGTTGAAATGGTAGATGATGTTGCCATAGTCTGGAGTCGTATTACACTCACAGCAGTAGTTCGTGGGGCAGATGTAGTAACTGAATTTACAGTTACCGAACTTTATAAAAAACAAAGTGGAAGCTGGAAACTATTGGCGTTAACGTTTAGCAGTGTACGGGATACGCATCAAATTAAGCATTAG